The sequence ATTTAATGAGTGAAGATTTTGACATACTAGGAAAGATGTTGGCATATGTAACAAgcaatttgagaaaatataatttttattaataagagaGCACTGGATTACAATGAGTAgtctgttttttaatttttttttttacttatgcAGAGGTGTTGCACCTACAATTGTTACATTGTTTTTCACACTTAGGCTGACAGCTATACATATTTATACTTGGAGAGAGAGTTCTAGATACATCTACTCAACGTTGAGAATATTAATAGCCCTATCTTAGAAAACTAGGAATTCTATTGATGAATTTCAATTGAATTTTTCCTTGATGAACCAGATCTGTGATGCTTGATCTCAATGTGTTGTTCTTTTGTGAAAACCGAGatttttaatcattacaattgctGACATGTTGTCACAACAAACTACCGTaggttcttcaatttttttgctTCAAATCTGAAAGTATTCTTCTTTATGTCGTAAAGCTTCACATGCGGAATTTGTTGCTGCAATGTATTCGGCTTCTATTGGTTCAGCAACTATTGTAAGAGGCAGAGGTGTTGGAAGGGAAGGTGTTGGAGATAATGGCATGGTGGTAGTGGTTGAAGGTGAGGGATTTGAGAATGGAGTGTTATGTAGAATGGGAGGAAATGAAGGAGGAACTAATAGATGATGGTGAGGTGAGGAATGAGGTGGAGTATGAAATGGGAAAATATGTTCATAGAAGGTAACATCTCTATAAAGGAAAACTGTTTTGGTagtaaaatcaattaatttgtATCCTTTTGCCccaagagaaaagaagaggggggggggggggggggggggggggggggggggggggggggggtggtaaccaagaaaaacacattacTTGCCTCGAGGGTCaaattttgttctgttttgagaGAGAGTAGAGGCAAAGCATAAGCATCCTAATATTCTCATGTGAGAATATGTAGGTGGTGAATTAAATAGGAGTTCAAAAGGGGTTTTATTGGAGAGAAGGGAGCTTGGAACCCGATTGATGATATAAGCTGCAGTGAGGATGCAGTCAGTCCAATATTAGTTGGGAAGGTTAGATTGGATCTTGAGAGGGTTAGCAGTATCTCTGGGTTTAGGAAGGGTGCCATTGATAAATCCAAGCTTTTTCTTGGCACGAAGAGCCCAGCACATGGCTCTTGACCAAGTGGTATAGTTTTCTGCAGTGAGAAGGTCAGGTACCAAGGGGAAGGAAGGGTTGTCCCTATGATCAAGGCGATATGGGTTGATAATGTTTGTGAAATCCAGATACACAGAGTTGTTTTGATTAGTAGccattgaaaaacaaaatctcaCTCTGTGGCTCTCTGTTACGATGTAAGAATAACAGaggaatagaagaagaagtagcagaaaaataaagagaatggCATAGGAGAGAATCTTATGGAAATGCTACTTCATTCCATTAATGCATCGTTGCATTTACTGCCTTAggtacagaaaaagaaaactaacccTTAACTAACTAAGGAATAAAGGAATATTCATCAAATCTGTACATTACAACACATCTACAGAAGGGACTTTCTAGTAAATTAACAGCAACATTATCATAAGCATTAGGTGCATTTGGTGCTGACTGGGGATGCAGATCAGGTCCATCCATGTTGTCACGAGCAACTGAGTCTAGATGATCTTGTGGCTTTATGGTAGTGATGCCATCTTGTGCATGCTGCTCTAATATAACCTGCAGTGCGTTTTTCAAGCGTACGGGTAAGGACTCTCTCGTCTAGAACGTTACTTTTTTAAAGGCCCCAGAAGTCAAATATTTAGGccataaaataaatgttgagaAAAATAGTGACATAGTCAATGGGAAAAAGCAAAGCAGTAGACCAAGCTGCTGAGAGTTTGCCGTCACTTGACCGTAATCCAAGGTACAAGCAGTGAGTAAAAGAGTGGCCCATCACTGGGAAGCCTCTGATCTTTGTATTAAGCCTATGTTTTtgtatttctaatttaataataGCATGAAAAACAGAGTAACATTAAAGAGCTATGGCACTCTACTTGTTTACATTTGGACAAAGTTATCCTTTATCATGTTGTTCTTCACTGCACATGTTCTTGTTTTGCCGCCAATCTCATAACAACTGGTTGGCAGCTCATGAATGGCAATGGCTGGGAACTCAACCTTCTAGAGCTCTTTTATTGCTTGCCACCTTTTCCGCCGTTTGATATCAGCTGAATGTGctaattgaaatttgaaaccgACTAAAAAGCCTATAAAAGAGGATATATGGGGCCATACATACCCTGGGTATCTTGAGACGCAAGAGATTTGTCCTGGGTATCTTGAGACGCAAGAGATTTGTCCTACTTTGTGAGTGACATGTGTCGAGTGGTACCTTTTGAAGACATGTGTCGAGTGACATGTGCGGAGTGGTCATAGTCATACTCTATCCCTAGTTCTTACGCCAATTTCTTTGTGTGCCTATCTTCAAATAATGAGATCCCCCCACCTACGGCTACTTTCTTTGTGCGCTTTCCCTCTCCTTTTTGTTGGTGGTGACGCCAATACTTCAAtgggagaaaaggaaaaaaaggaaaaggaaagagtTATCATTCAACTTATTGGTATCtgtatttattttactttatttatataccaaaacaaaagaaaaaacatagcCAAAGTCCTACTTGTTTAGCTGGAaactggtatatatatatatatatatggcttatTCAATTACTCCTCTGTATATACAATTACATCGAAACCTACCCTTAAGGGTTTCTCCATTCAATATCCTTCTTCTCTCACAGAAAGACTAATGGGGAAGAAACTTCAGTGCTGTTTCTCCTTCTCCTTATAACTTCATCAGGTACGTAAACCGGTATACATAGCTACTACAATTACTTCTATCAGTAAACACAAAATGTTGGTGTTTTCCGGTTGTCAAATGGTCATATCTTAGATGCCAAAGACGAGATTCAAGTTATCAAGGTCTCTCCATATTTTATTCCAAAGTTGTCAGAGTCTCTCCATAAGTTTTGAAGCTTAACGAAGATGACCTTGGTTGAGCCTTGAAACTGTTTTGTACCATTTCCCATGCATCGTTTGCTTTCTTTACACagaatattatatgataaatagaCTTACTTGCTTACCCCTTGATTTATAATCCTTAAGGCAGTAGCACTTGGCTCCAAATTCTCCTGTCTAAGATCTTGGGAGATGAATATTGTCTCCGGCATCATAGTCTTCTCCATTGAAAATAGGGACTTGGTTGGATGTAAAGGCAAACAAAGTATCTCCACAATTTGCTGCCAGAAGCATTGCAGGAGAGTGTTTctaattaaaggaaaaagaattcaGGCGTGGGATAAGCCTACTCTTATACCAAAATTTGTTGGCAATGTGAGAAAATGgaatttttattgataagtgAGCAAACGGATTACAATGAGTACTCTGTTTTTCACTAATGCAGAGCTGCTGCACCTACAATTGTTTCTTCATACATACATAGGCGGACATCTGTACATATCAATATCCCAAATTTCTTTTATCCACAAATTTCTGTGCAAAAATTACAAACCAACTTTCGATTGAGAAGTTTTACTTGTTTGTGTATTGTCAAATTTCAGGTTCAGCAGCCATTCTTTCCTTCGTGAATGAATGTAGCTACACAGTGTGGCCCGCAACTTTCTCTGGAAATGGTCCCACCCTCGGGGATGGTGGGTTTTCCTTGGCACCGGGACAATTGGTCCAGCTCATTGCAGATCCCGGCTGGTCCGGCAGGGTCTGGGCCCGAACTGGCTGCAACTTCGACTCCTCGGGCAACGGTAAATGCCTCACTGGTGAATGTGGCTCGCTGAATTGTATCGGAGATGGCCAGCCACCTTTTACGTTAGCCCAGTTCATCATCGCATTGGGAACCACCGACAATAACTTCTACGATGTCAGCCTGGTCGAAGGCTACAACGTCGGCATCCGCATCAATGCCACCGGCGGAACAAGTGACTGCCAGTACGCGGGCTGCATCGCCAACTTGAACTGTCCCCCGGAGTTGCAGGTGGTTGATGTTTCTGGCTCGGTGGTCGCGTGCAAGAGCGCGTGCGAGGCATTCAACGCGGCCCAGTTTTGTTGCGCCGACGACTACTCGACGCCACAAACTTGCTCGCGGACTCAGTACTCGGAGATGTTCAAGAAAGCGTGTCCGAACGCGTATAGCTACCCTTACGATGATGTTTCAAGCCGTTTCACTTGCTCTGGGTCGAATTTCTTGATCACGTTTTGCCCAAAAGGGTTGTGATCATTATTGACAGATTATAAGCACGCAAGTAGTGCTTTGTGAATGGTTTTGTTTCAAGAGTATTTCCCACAGCTTCAATACTTTGTGCCATTTTGTTATCGTAtgtcaataaatatatatatatatatatatatatatatccctcttttaatttcttgaacACATATATGTAGTAGCTATGATgaatacatatatgatatatgaatgAATGGTTAAACAAGATCTGTACTAGCTTTGACGAATGCCAGTTCCGGCAGCTGTTTTGGCCCCAGACCGAACCCAAACCGATTGTTAGTCAGATTCTTGCGCAACATTCAACCATTACCAGGGGTGAAATGCTATAAAAAGGGGAATAAAAGGGAATGAATACGAACcacaatgaaaaaaatgaagcttTTCTTTACTTCTTCTAAGGCCTCCGGCCGAAACTCTGTtcactcaacattttttttcttcgacTCTCTACAAGCGGCTTTAGATTACAAAGCTCTGAAAACCCAGACATAGTAACCTTAAATAGTTAAACTACCCACCCAACTTAATATTTTTGGTCTATGTGAAAGGAAACCTACATCTAAGGCTGGCGCATTACATGCAAACGGCTGCATATCATACAAAAGAACAAAGCTAACAGATTAAAACACCAACCACAATAATATGTTAAAACTAATTTCATCATGCGCATGGAAGGATCAAACAAGGACTAATATCTTCTGAAGATGTTCCTGGAGAGGCAGGTCTAACCCCCTTCTCCCGGCATGTGTTGAAGGCCAATTCGAAGCTCATATACGGGAGGTCGGACCGACTAGGAGGGGGCCTCAACCAATTGCCTGTGCATATCTACACATGAACACAATAGTACAAAGCTGGCGGggatttttttaacacttacTGCTGTCCGTGCGCTTCATCCCTCATTTGTTTATTCATATGAAAATTGCAGCGATTGCACTTGGCTGACTATGCCTATTCTAACAATATAGCTTCCAGGTCAAAAGACACACCAAGAGCTCggatatatttaaattatgaacTTAAAAAAAGTGCTTTTTCACTAATGTGAACTAATCATTCTTCGCATTGAAGCCATTCTCCAAAAAGAACAATATCAAAAATCAATTGGACATAGTGGGTCTCACTTCATCTGCAATGCAGGAAAACAAGACCACAATAGTAAcacattcttatttttttggtcTCACAAGTCCTCAATATGTATACAATTCTGCTACAGGTACCCGTCTTTGGGTACCCGTTGCGGAATCGTCTGACATAGTCATGCCCacgtcactttaaaaaaaaaaaaaaggagcaaagAAGATCGATTTCATAAATCAATGTTTGCACTCTCAGAAAGAAAAGTGAGGACGATTCATCGTCTCACCTTGCCTTCATCGTCTTCAACGTCCCACTCCTTCTCTCTCATTCGAATTCTTCCTCACAACCCACGTACGCATGCACAGCAAGCTTCACGCAGCAGCGATCACAGCAAATCCGCCATCGGCCCCAATAGATCCACGGCCCCACTCTTGCATGCACACACCAACAGCCGCTGCCACCCTAACATCTACCATAGAGAAGCCCCGAGAACAGCT comes from Juglans microcarpa x Juglans regia isolate MS1-56 chromosome 8S, Jm3101_v1.0, whole genome shotgun sequence and encodes:
- the LOC121244070 gene encoding pathogenesis-related protein 5-like isoform X1, whose amino-acid sequence is MGKEISELSPLLLLLISSGTMGSAAILSFVNECSYTVWPATFSGNGPTLGDGGFSLAPGQLVQLIADPGWSGRVWARTGCNFDSSGNGKCLTGECGSLNCIGDGQPPFTLAQFIIALGTTDNNFYDVSLVEGYNVGIRINATGGTSDCQYAGCIANLNCPPELQVVDVSGSVVACKSACEAFNAAQFCCADDYSTPQTCSRTQYSEMFKKACPNAYSYPYDDVSSRFTCSGSNFLITFCPKGL
- the LOC121244070 gene encoding pathogenesis-related protein 5-like isoform X2, producing the protein MGKEISKLFLLLLLLLLLISGSAAILSFVNECSYTVWPATFSGNGPTLGDGGFSLAPGQLVQLIADPGWSGRVWARTGCNFDSSGNGKCLTGECGSLNCIGDGQPPFTLAQFIIALGTTDNNFYDVSLVEGYNVGIRINATGGTSDCQYAGCIANLNCPPELQVVDVSGSVVACKSACEAFNAAQFCCADDYSTPQTCSRTQYSEMFKKACPNAYSYPYDDVSSRFTCSGSNFLITFCPKGL